In Bactrocera oleae isolate idBacOlea1 chromosome 5, idBacOlea1, whole genome shotgun sequence, a genomic segment contains:
- the Aptx gene encoding aprataxin-like protein has translation MTSSVGKGWTASLLYTIKDPKNLIISSEDAVVIHDKYPKAKHHYLVLPKADIPDIFHLNQSHLPLLEELFLLAQNVIEAKRCQLDDFKIGFHAQPSMQRLHLHVISKDFVSDCLKTKKHWASFNTKLFLYYQDAYALIKAGDRIQRLNKEIVQQLYDSPLECNQCKFVAKNIPDLKRHLLDHWTQKQ, from the exons ATGACAAGCTCAGTCGGCAAAGGTTGGACTGCTAGCCTTTTATATACCATTAAAGATCCTAAGAATCTTATAATATCATCAGAAGATGCTGTAGTGATACACGACAAGTATCCCAAGGCAAAGCATCATTATCTTGTACTGCCAAAAGCCGACATACCGGatatttttcat CTAAATCAAAGCCACTTACCATTGCTAGAGGAACTATTTCTGCTTGCACAAAATGTGATTGAGGCGAAGCGTTGCCAATTagatgatttcaaaattggattTCATGCACAGCCTAGCATGCAACGTTTACATTTacatgtaatctccaaagattTCGTATCAGACTGTCTTAAAACCAAGAAGCACTGGGCTAGTTTCAACACAAAATTGTTCCTGTACTATCAAG aTGCGTATGCGCTGATAAAAGCAGGAGATCGGATCCAACGACTTAACAAAGAAATAGTGCAACAATTATATGACTCTCCACTGGAATGTAATCAGTGCAAGTTTGTGGCAAAAAACATACCCGACTTAAAACGACATCTACTAGATCACTGGACTCAGAAGCAATAA